One Pseudomonas syringae CC1557 genomic window, AGACACGTTCAGGCGCTTGTCGAACAGCTCGCCCTTGATACCGGTTTCATGGCTGGCACCGATGGCCGGGTCGAGAAACGCGCCGGATGCCGTGCGATAACTGCTTTGCGGCAAAAAGATATCGGTGTAGCTGGCGTACCACGACCAGTCCTTGTCCAGATCGTAGATCACACCCATGAACGGCGTGACCTGGTTGTCCTCCCGGGCGCGGGTGGTCACGCCTGCGGACTGGCTCTGATAGTCATACCAACTGACTCGACCGCCCATGACCAGGCTCAACGACTCGGTCAGGCTCAGGCGCAGGTTGCTGTAAACGCCGTAACGCTTGTCACTGTAGTCAGTGCTGCGCGAGGCCGGGCGCGCAGGTTCTGCGATGGCGTTGTGGTCGGCGTTGAAAATGTCCAGCGGCTGATTGGCGTTGACCGTGGCGTAGCGGGAATCGCGTTTCTGCTCAGACCCGTTGCCGCCGACCGTCAACTGATGAGTCAGGCCAAAGGCTTCGAAGCGGCCGTCCAGATGGCCATCGACACCGTTGCTCTGAATCGTGTCCGAGCGAAACAGGGTTTTGACCAGCCGCGAACCGCTCTGTGTCGCAGGGTCGATGGTGCCTTGGGCGTAGGCGACTTTCTGATCGAACGAGCCTTCCGAATGGGTCGCCGACAACGTACCGCTCCAGTGCTCGTCAAAACGGGTTTCCAGCTCACTGAACACTTCGTCCGTTCGGGTCTGATGGCGGTTCCAGTCCTGAGCCAGAGACGTAGATCGCGGTAGATCTATGGCCTTGCCGTTGCTGTAGCGGGGCAGGCCGAAAATCGAAAAGCCTTTTGTGTCCGCGCTTTGATGACGCAGGCCGAGGGTCAGGGTGGTGTCTTCGCTCAGGTCGGTTTCCAGAATGCCGTACAGCAACGGCGCGGTTTTTTGCAGCCCGTCGATGAAGGTGCCACGGTCTTCGTAAGACGTTACGAAACGCCCGCGAACGCTGCCTTGCTCGTTGAGCTTGCTGCTGCCGTCCAGATCGACGCGGTACTGGTCCCAGCTGCCGGCGCGCGTGGTGATCGAAAACTGCGGTATGGCCGTTGGTCGCTTGCGCACCAGATTGACCGCGCCACCGGGGTTGCCCACGCCGATCAGCAATCCGGCAGCGCCGCGCAGCACTTCGACGCGGTCGTAGATTTCCATATCAGGGGTCATCCAGCCAGTGACGCTGTAACCCTGACCTGCCACGCCGTCGATGGTGTAACTTTCATCCTCTAGGGCAAAGCCGCGGGAGCTGAACACATGCGAGCCGAAATTGCGTTGCGAAAAAGTGATGCCGGGCGTTTGCGCCATCACTTCATCCAGGCCGGTAAGGTTCTTGTCGTCCATCAATTGTCGGGTGATGACGGTGACCGACTGCGGGGTGTCGCGCAATGACTGCGAGGTCTTGTTGATGCTGATGCCGGAGGCCGCGTAAGAGCCGCTGCCCTCGGTGCTCATGCCGAACTCACTGCCCTTGATCGTCACCGGTTTGAGGCTCATGGGTGGTGCCGAGGCTGCGACGCCCAAGGTTAGGGTATTGGCTTCAAGGCTGTGCGCCACACCGGCTTTTTTCAGCAGGTCCATGGTCGCCTGCTCAGGCGTCAACCTGCCGTGCACCGGGCTGCTGAGCTTGCCGTTGACGTCCTCGGGGTTGTAGAGAATTTGCAGATCGCCTTGACGCCCCAGTTCTTTAAGGGCGCTGCTCAAGGCCTGTGCGGGGATATCGAACTCGAATTCTTCCGCGAGGGCCTCGCCCTGAAAAACCAGTGCCAACACCAGTCCCATCCCGCCCATACGCAGGCCACGCGTTTTCACACGCCCTGTGCGCTGACGGTTGGAGGGTGATTGCATGGGAGGGTGACTCGTGGAAAGCGAGGGTGAAGGATAATGTATTTGCTCAGTTTGGTCGTGCGCAGTGGTCTGTATCACAAGCCGACACCGGGTCGCACATCAGATCGGACGCAGAGCGTCCAGAAAGGCATGCGACGCAGAGCGTCGCACGATAGTTGAGATTACCGTTCCTCACACAGGGGCACGATCTGCGGAGCCAGACTCAGGTCAGAAATCACCGCGCAACGTCAGAACGTAGCTGCGTGGTTCGCCGTAGACGTTGGAGCGGTCGGTGGCGATCGAGGTGGTGTAGTACTTGCGGTCGAACAGGTTTTCGGCGTTGAGCGACACCTTCCAGTTCTCATCCAGCTTCCACGACGCTCGGGCATCCCAGATGGCTCGACCGGCGACACCCAGCTCTTTGTTGGACGGCACTTCGTAGCCCGAATCCACCGATACGCCAGCGCCCAGGGTCAAGCGGTTCCAGGCACCCGGCAGGTTGTAGCTGGTGTTGAGGCGCAGCATGTGTTTCGGCGTTTCGTACGCCACATCCGAGTCGCCGTTGTTGCGCAGCATGTTGAAGGTATAGCCGCCGAACACTTGCAGCCCCGGCAGCACTTCGCCGCTGGCTTCGACGTCGATACCCTTGCTGCGACTGATGCCGTCCTGCAAGTAGCAGGAGCCGTCGGAACTGGTAGGGCAGGTTGTAAAGTTATCCAGAGCCGCGAGATCCACAGCCGCCACATCTTTCTGTTTGATGTAGAACAGCGCCATCGACAGGTTCATGCGCTTGTCGAACAGTTCACCCTTGAAACCGGTTTCGTAGTTGGAGCCGATAGCTGGGTCCAGCGGTGAGCCACCAGCAGTGACGTAGTTGGCTTGCGGCGTGAAGATGTCTGCATAGCTGGCGTACCACGACCAACTGTCGTTGATGTCGTAGATCAGGCCCGCGAACGGCGTGAATTCCTGGG contains:
- a CDS encoding TonB-dependent siderophore receptor; its protein translation is MQSPSNRQRTGRVKTRGLRMGGMGLVLALVFQGEALAEEFEFDIPAQALSSALKELGRQGDLQILYNPEDVNGKLSSPVHGRLTPEQATMDLLKKAGVAHSLEANTLTLGVAASAPPMSLKPVTIKGSEFGMSTEGSGSYAASGISINKTSQSLRDTPQSVTVITRQLMDDKNLTGLDEVMAQTPGITFSQRNFGSHVFSSRGFALEDESYTIDGVAGQGYSVTGWMTPDMEIYDRVEVLRGAAGLLIGVGNPGGAVNLVRKRPTAIPQFSITTRAGSWDQYRVDLDGSSKLNEQGSVRGRFVTSYEDRGTFIDGLQKTAPLLYGILETDLSEDTTLTLGLRHQSADTKGFSIFGLPRYSNGKAIDLPRSTSLAQDWNRHQTRTDEVFSELETRFDEHWSGTLSATHSEGSFDQKVAYAQGTIDPATQSGSRLVKTLFRSDTIQSNGVDGHLDGRFEAFGLTHQLTVGGNGSEQKRDSRYATVNANQPLDIFNADHNAIAEPARPASRSTDYSDKRYGVYSNLRLSLTESLSLVMGGRVSWYDYQSQSAGVTTRAREDNQVTPFMGVIYDLDKDWSWYASYTDIFLPQSSYRTASGAFLDPAIGASHETGIKGELFDKRLNVSFALFYVKQKDVAVEDDAHAGQCLGNDAYGTCYLNGDVRRSKGFDMEISGEPLPGLQTIAGYTFNLTRGSDGQSISAETPRHMLRLSSSYNLPGNWRRLTVGGGVSAQSGYSEHESTQPIDNPGRAIWDARASWKIDEHWSVALNGNNLLDRKYYKATGDIDRGNYYGDPRNYVLTLRGDF